A genomic region of Trichothermofontia sichuanensis B231 contains the following coding sequences:
- a CDS encoding LCP family protein — MSTRKHPVPPPPRSPHRVAPVGKRKVVKKRRLGCLWLMFSLLGAATLSATAGALVALSLNSTPLMQRQLSAEEAAVFGGDNRIAASRNLRLPELTRPVNILVLGVKVLSSDLDDPPPETKNLGYHALVNSFEGLSDTMLLLRFDPVHKRLSVLSIPRDTRTNVEGYGVTKINAANAYGGPALSAKAISQLLGGVGIDRYVRINVQGVGKLVEALGGVTVNVPKDMRYRDDSQRLYINLKAGKQHLDGDAALQFLRFRYDEYGDIGRVQRQQLLMRALVEQTLTPMTITRLPKILSVIQSHIDTNLSVEELLALVGFATEVDRSQVQMLMLPGDFSGPNDFGDHLSYWIPNYQQIDELVATYFDHGYDSLPPPTPAMLRVALRDDTGESASTMHFLAEALRQAGYSNVYNADTVTVLQDPPPITRIVAQRGDFQSATALQQILGFGEVRVESTGDLNSDITIQLGKDWFEQQQRVADRVQAHDFQPKESLAPSRDPYSTWDSQGATRPSLEAFPQSDPYNPPYSLPDSQVY; from the coding sequence AGGGGCATTGGTCGCGCTTTCCCTCAATAGTACCCCCCTGATGCAGCGGCAGTTGAGTGCAGAAGAGGCCGCTGTCTTTGGCGGGGATAACCGCATTGCCGCCTCCCGCAACCTGCGCCTGCCCGAACTCACCCGCCCAGTGAATATCCTAGTCCTGGGGGTTAAGGTCCTCAGTTCGGATCTGGATGATCCCCCGCCGGAAACGAAAAACCTGGGCTACCATGCCTTGGTGAATTCCTTTGAGGGGCTGTCGGACACGATGCTGCTGTTGCGCTTCGACCCGGTCCATAAGCGCCTAAGCGTGCTGTCCATCCCCCGTGATACGCGCACCAATGTGGAGGGGTATGGCGTCACCAAGATTAATGCGGCCAATGCCTATGGGGGGCCGGCCCTGAGTGCCAAGGCCATTAGTCAACTTCTGGGGGGGGTGGGCATCGATCGCTATGTGCGGATCAACGTTCAGGGCGTAGGCAAACTGGTTGAAGCCTTGGGCGGGGTGACGGTGAATGTGCCCAAGGATATGCGCTATCGGGACGATAGCCAGCGCCTTTATATCAACCTGAAGGCGGGTAAGCAGCATTTGGATGGGGATGCAGCCCTGCAATTCCTGCGCTTCCGCTACGACGAGTATGGTGATATTGGGCGTGTCCAGCGGCAACAGTTACTCATGCGTGCCCTGGTTGAACAAACCCTAACCCCCATGACCATCACCCGGCTGCCGAAAATCCTGTCGGTCATCCAGTCCCATATCGACACCAACCTGAGTGTGGAAGAACTCCTGGCACTGGTCGGGTTTGCAACCGAAGTCGATCGCTCCCAGGTGCAAATGCTGATGTTACCAGGGGACTTTAGCGGCCCCAATGATTTTGGCGATCACCTCAGTTACTGGATACCCAACTACCAGCAGATTGATGAACTGGTGGCCACCTATTTTGATCATGGTTATGATTCCCTACCGCCGCCGACCCCGGCAATGCTGCGCGTGGCCCTACGGGATGATACGGGGGAATCGGCAAGCACCATGCACTTCCTCGCAGAAGCACTCCGGCAGGCAGGTTATAGCAATGTTTACAATGCCGATACGGTCACCGTTCTTCAGGATCCGCCACCGATCACCCGCATTGTAGCCCAGCGGGGTGATTTCCAGAGTGCGACTGCCCTGCAACAGATCTTAGGCTTTGGCGAAGTCCGGGTAGAAAGCACCGGTGATCTGAATTCCGATATCACGATCCAACTGGGCAAGGATTGGTTTGAGCAGCAACAGCGGGTCGCCGATCGCGTCCAAGCCCACGACTTTCAGCCCAAAGAATCCCTTGCACCCAGCCGTGATCCCTACTCCACCTGGGATAGCCAGGGAGCCACACGCCCCAGCCTAGAGGCATTCCCGCAGAGCGACCCCTACAACCCACCCTACTCCCTACCCGACTCCCAAGTTTACTAA